The Alphaproteobacteria bacterium genome segment TGGTCGAGACCATGATCGGTTTGAACCTGACCCACAGCAAAGCCGCCTTCCCGGCCCCGTTGGTGCCCAAACCGGAAATGGTGCACGCCATGCTGCAAGCGGCAAAGGCGACGGAGGGGAAGTAGCGGCGCGGCGGTCTGTCCGATGCGCAATCACCTCGCCGCCGCGTTGGTCGGCATCGTCTATTACACCGCGGGGTTCCTCGCGTTTTGGGTGGCGGCGGCGCCCTATTCGCGGAATCTTGGGGCCGACGCGTTCGCAGACGGGATTTGGGCCGAGCTGTTTCCCTATTGGGTCGTCGGTCAGATCGGGTTGACGGTGTGGGCGACGGTGAATGCGCTGGCGCTGCCGCGCGGGCGGCACCGGGCGCTGGCCGCCGGACTCGGCGCAGGCCTGTTGAGCCTAGCCGGGATCGTCATCCTGGGATTGGAGGACAGCGCGCGGGTGTGGCTCGACGTCATCGGGATCGCGGCCGGGATCGCGATTGGCGTCTGGCTCGACCGGGTCGCGGCGGGACGGACGATACGCCTGCCTGCGGCATGGCATTTGGTGTGGCTATGGATTCCGGGGGCGGCGTTCCTGGCCAGCGGCCTCGTTCTCATCAATGCGGTCGTGGTTGCCCAGATCGTCGACCACATGGACGCCGAAACACTGTGGCTGTTGATCCCGCTTGCGGGTGGAGCGGCGATGGTGGCGGGCTGGTGGCGATTGGCCCAGGCGCGGACGCGCACGACCGGTCGGATCGCCGCGGAGATCTCCGGGGCCGTACTGGTGGTCGCAGGGGCAGCGGCGCCGGCCCTAATCACCGGGTTCGTCTTTCGCGGTTTGTTCTTGCGTCAGGTCGTAGGCCTGTAGTCAGGCCGCAAGGCGCGACAGGGTCTCCAGCAGGACGTCGACCGCAGGCGGTTGGGTGCCCCGCGCGCGGGTGACCGCACGGACCCGGCGCGACCAGGCGATGCCCTCGATCTTGAGGACCGCGAGTACCCCTGCATCCGCCGCGCCGATGATGTCGCGCGGCAACACCGCGACGAAGTCGCCTTCGCCCAGCACCGATTTGATGAAGAGATAGGAATCGGACGCGATCGCCGGCTGTGGCGGGTCCAACCCTTCGTCGGTGAAGACCCTGGCCCAGCCCGGTATCACCTCGGCGATATTGGACGCGACCACCCAGGGATAGGCCACGACATCCGCCGGGGCGATGCGCCGGCGGCGCGCCAACGGGTGGGCGGCGCGGACGACCGTCGCATAGGTATCGTCGGCCAACACGTGGGTTTTGAGGTTGGGGTCCGGCGCGTCGGTGCCGAAACCGGTCACGACGAGATCGAGGGCGCCGTCGCGCAGGGATTCGATCAACGCGCCGTGACGGCCGCCGACAACGTCGATGCGCACGCCCGGCCGGGCCTGGCTGAGCGCCGCCAGCGCGCGGACCAGCAGCGCACCGCCGGCGCTCGCCGTGCCGCCCACCGCGATACGGCCCTGCTCGGCCCCTTGAAGACGGGCGATGTCGGCGCGGGCGTGGCGTTCCTCGGCGGCCATCGTCTTGGCGTGGCGCGTAAGGGAGGCGCCGAACACCGTCGGGGTAACGCCGCGCGGACCGCGATCGACAAGGCGGACGCCGAGTTCGGTTTCGAGGTTGGCCAAGCTTTTGGACAATGCCGGGGTGGTGATGTGGAGGGAGGCTGCCGCGCGCCCGAGGTTGCGGTGCTCGACGGCGGCGAGGAACTGGCGGAGCTGACGGAGATCCACGACTTATCCAATAGTTAAGGTCTATTGAATTTTCGATAATGGTAGGAAAGACATAGGTATGTCAATTTATCGGCTGCCATTCACCGGCGCGTCCGGCGCCCCCATCTACCCGGGCGCATTCAGCGCCCTGCAGGAGACGAGCATGACCGAGCAATTGATGCCCAAGGAAGAGTTTTTCAAAAAGCTGCAAGCCGCGCGCACCCCGGCGCATTCGAGCGGCCACCCGTTCTCCAACGCCTGGAAAGCCGGCGAGCTGACCAAGGACGACCTCGGATTCTGGGCGATGCAAATGTATTACTACATCGAGGACGTCACCCGGATGTTCTCGGCCCTATTCACCCGCCTGCCCGATTTGCAGGCGCGCCTGTTGATGCTGGAAAACCTCAACGGCGAAGAATTCCCCGATCGTCACCCTGACCTGCTGCTCGACTTCGCCGAAGCCTGCGGCTACAGCCGCGACCACGTGAAGGGTGCCTACTTGCGCGGCGACGTGCTGCCCTCGTCGATGGCGATGCGCTCGTGGATCTTCGAACTGGCGACGGTACGAGAACTCTCGGACGCCGCTGCCGGGATCATGATTGCGCTCGAAGGCCAGACCCCGACGGTCTACCCGCTCTATATCGAGGCCGGGCGCAAGATGGGCTTCACCGACGAGCAAATGAAGTTCTTCCACGTTCATGTCGAAGCCGACGAAGGCCACGAAGAAGGCGGATTGGAAATTTGCGCCCGCTACGCCTACACCCGCGAATTGCAGGACCGTGCGATCGCCACGGTCAGCAACGCGGCGCGGATGCGCTACCAGATGCTGACCTCGATCTACGATGCGACGGTCGGCGCCCGCCAACAGCAAGCCGCCGAGTAGCGTTGCGCTGGTACGACGGCACCGGAAAGGTCGCGCTGGTTACCGGCGCGACCGGCGGCATCGGGGGCGCCGCCGTGCGGTTGTTCCTCGAGGCCGGCGCCGCGGTAGTGGCGACGGGGCGCGACCAACACCGGGTCGAGGAGGTTTTCCGCGACGCCGAGCATGTGCTCGCCCTTGAAGGGGACTTCGCCAACGAGGGGAGCGCACGCCGCGCGGTGGCAAACACGCTGCAACGCTACGGCCGGATCGATCACGTTATCCATTGCGCCGGCGCGGTAAGCGCCGGGCGGATCGAAGACACCAGCCTCGCCGAATGGCACCGCCAACTCGACGTCAATTTGACCTCGGCGTTCTTACTTTGCCGCGAGACCTATAGCGCGCTAAAGGCGAGTATGGGGTGCGCGGTATTATTGTCCTCGACCAACGGTTTGCACGGCGGATCGCCGGTCTCGGGCCTTCCTTACGCGATGGCCAAGGCCGGGGTGATCAATCTGACGAGGTATCTAGCCAAGGAATGGGCGCCCGACGGCATCCGCGTCAACTGTGTGGCGCCGGGTCCGGTCGATACCCCGATGCTTGACCGGCTAACCGACGAACAACACGCCCGTGCCAAGGCCGCGACCCTGCTGGGCCGTTACTCGACCGCCGAGGAATGCGCCGGAATGATCCTGCACCTGTGTTCGGACTATGCCGCGACGATGACCGGCACCGTCACCAACATTTCGGCCGGCAACGTCCTCGACTAGGCGCATGGGTTCGCCCTCGACTCGCGGTGGCGCGTTTGTAGTATAATATACTACTGAGTAGGATAGTTTCTACCTGGAGGGTCCATCGCGATGCCCATGGTGAAGAAAAGCATTTCCGTTACAAGCCAACAGGACGATTGGATCAAGACGCAGATCAAGTCCGGCCAGTACGGGAACGAGAGCGAAGTCGTCCGCGACCTGATTCGGGAACGGCTGGCGCGCGAGACGGAATTGGACGCAATCCGTACCGCCCTCGTCGCGGGAGAGCGCAGCGGCACGAGTACCCGGTCGGTTGAAGACATCTGGCAAGAAGCCCGCCACCGGCACCTGTCTCAGCGCGGTTAGACGCCGTGGCCCGCTATCGGCTGACCGTTGCGGCCGACAGCGATCTGAGCGATATCGCTCTCTATGGAATCGAAACGTTTGGCGCGGAGCGCGCTGAACGTTACCTGAAGGATATCGAACGGCGATTTGAGGACCTGGCAGCAGCCCCTTACCTCTACCCCGCGATCGATCATATTCGACCGGGCTACCGGAGAAGCGTCTGCGGCGTACACTCCATCTACTACCGCCTGGACGGAGAGGACGTAGAGATCGTGCGCGTTCTGCGCAGCCAAGACCGGGATAAACGTTTGTAGGAGGCACCATGCCGCTCACCCACCGCGATCCGACCGAAATCACCGGCTACCACGCCCACATTTATTACGGCCCCGAAACCCGCGACGACGCCCGCGCGGTACGACTAGGGATCGACGCGCGCTTCGATTGTATTCTCGGGCGCTGGCACGACGGGCCGGTCGGCCCGCATCCCCAGGCGATGTATCAGGTGGCCTTCGGCGTCGCGGTATTCCCCCAAATCGTGCCGTGGCTGATGCTGAACCGGCGCGGGCTCAGCGTCCTGGTCCATCCCAACACCGACAACGCGGTCGCGGATCACGATATCAATCCGCTCTGGCTCGGGAACAAACTCGATCTCGACATCGACGCGCTGCGCCGTTTCGCGGCCGAACACGCCAAGAAACTCGCGGCCGGTTAGCCGGCCCGCGCTAGACTAGATCGCGATCGTGAAGCCGCCGTCGACGGTAATGATCTGACCGGTGATGTAGCGCGCCTTGTCGGACACGAGGAAGGTGACCACGTCGGCGATTTCCTCGGCCGTGCCGATGCGCTTGAGGGGCACGCTCGGGGCCGCTGCCTTGAGGCCCTTGGGACCCATCGAGTGGACCGGGTCGAGCGCTTGGGCGGTCCAGATCAAGCCCGGCGCGATGCCGTTGACCCGGATTTGGTTGGGCGCGAGTTCGATCGCTAGGGCGCGCACCAGACCGGCGATACCTGCCTTGGCGGCGGAATAGGGGATGTGGTCGCCCCAGCCGACGACATGGCCGGCAATGGACGACAGACACACGACGTTCCCCTTTTTAGCCTTGCGCATTTTCGGTGCGGCCGCGCGCACGACGCGCATCATGCCCTTGAGGTCGATTTCATGGGTGATGTCCCACTCTTCGTCCTTAAGCGACTTCAGTGGCATGTGCTTGGCGATGCCCGCGTTGTTCACGATCACATCGAGCGCGCTGCGGTACTTTTTCTCGACCGCCGCGACGACATCGTTGACGCATTGGGTGTCGGCGACATCCATGTAATGGAACTCGGCGTCGCCGCCACGGTTGATCTTACGTGCGACGGCGCG includes the following:
- a CDS encoding SDR family NAD(P)-dependent oxidoreductase codes for the protein MAKPIALVTGAGIGIGAATAVALGKEGYRVIVTDILEKEGRAVARKINRGGDAEFHYMDVADTQCVNDVVAAVEKKYRSALDVIVNNAGIAKHMPLKSLKDEEWDITHEIDLKGMMRVVRAAAPKMRKAKKGNVVCLSSIAGHVVGWGDHIPYSAAKAGIAGLVRALAIELAPNQIRVNGIAPGLIWTAQALDPVHSMGPKGLKAAAPSVPLKRIGTAEEIADVVTFLVSDKARYITGQIITVDGGFTIAI
- a CDS encoding iron-containing redox enzyme family protein, with the translated sequence MTEQLMPKEEFFKKLQAARTPAHSSGHPFSNAWKAGELTKDDLGFWAMQMYYYIEDVTRMFSALFTRLPDLQARLLMLENLNGEEFPDRHPDLLLDFAEACGYSRDHVKGAYLRGDVLPSSMAMRSWIFELATVRELSDAAAGIMIALEGQTPTVYPLYIEAGRKMGFTDEQMKFFHVHVEADEGHEEGGLEICARYAYTRELQDRAIATVSNAARMRYQMLTSIYDATVGARQQQAAE
- a CDS encoding type II toxin-antitoxin system RelE/ParE family toxin; protein product: MARYRLTVAADSDLSDIALYGIETFGAERAERYLKDIERRFEDLAAAPYLYPAIDHIRPGYRRSVCGVHSIYYRLDGEDVEIVRVLRSQDRDKRL
- a CDS encoding LysR family transcriptional regulator gives rise to the protein MDLRQLRQFLAAVEHRNLGRAAASLHITTPALSKSLANLETELGVRLVDRGPRGVTPTVFGASLTRHAKTMAAEERHARADIARLQGAEQGRIAVGGTASAGGALLVRALAALSQARPGVRIDVVGGRHGALIESLRDGALDLVVTGFGTDAPDPNLKTHVLADDTYATVVRAAHPLARRRRIAPADVVAYPWVVASNIAEVIPGWARVFTDEGLDPPQPAIASDSYLFIKSVLGEGDFVAVLPRDIIGAADAGVLAVLKIEGIAWSRRVRAVTRARGTQPPAVDVLLETLSRLAA
- a CDS encoding type II toxin-antitoxin system ParD family antitoxin — its product is MVKKSISVTSQQDDWIKTQIKSGQYGNESEVVRDLIRERLARETELDAIRTALVAGERSGTSTRSVEDIWQEARHRHLSQRG
- a CDS encoding SDR family oxidoreductase, encoding MRWYDGTGKVALVTGATGGIGGAAVRLFLEAGAAVVATGRDQHRVEEVFRDAEHVLALEGDFANEGSARRAVANTLQRYGRIDHVIHCAGAVSAGRIEDTSLAEWHRQLDVNLTSAFLLCRETYSALKASMGCAVLLSSTNGLHGGSPVSGLPYAMAKAGVINLTRYLAKEWAPDGIRVNCVAPGPVDTPMLDRLTDEQHARAKAATLLGRYSTAEECAGMILHLCSDYAATMTGTVTNISAGNVLD
- a CDS encoding DOPA 4,5-dioxygenase family protein produces the protein MPLTHRDPTEITGYHAHIYYGPETRDDARAVRLGIDARFDCILGRWHDGPVGPHPQAMYQVAFGVAVFPQIVPWLMLNRRGLSVLVHPNTDNAVADHDINPLWLGNKLDLDIDALRRFAAEHAKKLAAG